The following proteins are encoded in a genomic region of Lactiplantibacillus plantarum:
- a CDS encoding GntR family transcriptional regulator, protein MSSPIYIQIHNQIKQAIEAGRWAVGDRIPSERELATQFDVSRMTLRQAIQTLVDEGILERRVGAGTFVANQKVQEKMSGVTSFTDLMLAQGKVPSSKTISYHVTSPSLSESEKLALGANEQVLRMERIRYGDDVPICFEVATVPERLVKQFTKDEITSSLYRTLEEKASLVPGKAQQTVSAMSASERIAEYLSVRRGDALLRLRQISYLQTGEPFEYVRTQYVGNRFEFYLEK, encoded by the coding sequence ATGAGTTCGCCAATTTATATTCAAATCCACAACCAAATTAAGCAGGCGATTGAAGCAGGTCGGTGGGCCGTTGGTGACCGGATTCCGTCTGAACGGGAGCTGGCTACACAGTTCGATGTTAGTCGGATGACCCTTCGACAAGCAATCCAGACATTGGTTGACGAAGGAATATTAGAGCGGCGAGTCGGTGCCGGCACGTTTGTCGCGAATCAGAAGGTCCAAGAAAAAATGTCCGGTGTCACCAGTTTTACTGATCTAATGCTGGCCCAGGGTAAGGTCCCATCAAGTAAGACGATTTCATATCACGTGACGAGCCCGTCGCTATCTGAGAGCGAAAAGTTGGCGTTAGGCGCCAACGAACAAGTTCTACGGATGGAACGAATTCGCTATGGTGATGATGTGCCAATTTGTTTTGAGGTCGCAACAGTTCCAGAACGACTCGTCAAGCAGTTCACCAAGGACGAAATTACGAGTTCGTTGTATCGGACGTTGGAAGAAAAGGCAAGTTTAGTGCCTGGTAAGGCTCAACAGACGGTTTCGGCGATGTCTGCTTCTGAGCGTATCGCAGAATACTTGTCAGTCCGGCGTGGCGATGCGTTGCTACGGTTACGGCAGATTTCGTATTTGCAAACCGGCGAACCGTTTGAATACGTGCGGACCCAGTACGTTGGTAACCGGTTTGAGTTTTATCTTGAAAAATAA
- the nagA gene encoding N-acetylglucosamine-6-phosphate deacetylase: MSKVLKHAIIYTGLEKIDDGYIRFGKEIEAVGPMDDYVAQPDDDIEFVSGKTIVPGFIDVHSHGGYSFDSMDGNPAEINEMVNDMVAREGITSYFCTTMTQSNENLDHSMAGINKAADENPVIQGVHLEGPFISATFKGAQPEKYIKNPNVDLLDNWNRLSGGRVKLITYAPEDPGSREFEKYCLENGIVPSVGHSNATREQLLASKATHVTHLYNAQREFKHREPGVTGHAMLENNMYCELICDGFHIVPDMIKLAYEQKGVDRIELVTDSMRAKGEPDGISELGGQKVIVKDGQARLEEGNLAGSVLTFINAFKNIQKFTGCGIAEAVKMASVNQAREFGLTKKGTLEAGKDADINILDGNQDLVATYSYGKKAAK, from the coding sequence ATGAGCAAAGTGTTAAAACATGCCATCATTTATACTGGTCTAGAAAAGATCGATGACGGCTACATTCGTTTCGGTAAGGAAATTGAAGCGGTTGGTCCAATGGATGACTACGTGGCCCAACCCGATGATGATATCGAATTTGTGAGTGGCAAAACGATTGTACCGGGCTTCATTGATGTTCATAGCCATGGTGGTTATAGTTTTGATTCAATGGACGGGAATCCAGCTGAAATTAACGAAATGGTTAATGATATGGTTGCCCGCGAAGGTATTACGTCATACTTCTGTACGACCATGACGCAATCCAACGAAAACTTAGATCATTCGATGGCCGGTATTAACAAGGCCGCCGATGAAAATCCGGTTATCCAAGGGGTTCATTTGGAAGGCCCATTCATTTCGGCGACGTTTAAGGGTGCCCAACCTGAAAAGTACATTAAGAATCCTAACGTTGACTTATTAGACAACTGGAACAGGTTGTCGGGTGGTCGGGTTAAGTTGATTACTTACGCGCCGGAAGATCCTGGTTCGCGTGAATTTGAAAAGTACTGCTTGGAAAATGGCATTGTGCCTTCAGTGGGCCACAGTAACGCGACTCGTGAACAATTATTAGCAAGTAAAGCAACTCACGTGACGCATTTATACAACGCGCAACGTGAATTCAAGCACCGTGAACCAGGTGTTACTGGTCATGCCATGCTTGAAAACAACATGTACTGTGAATTGATCTGTGATGGGTTCCATATCGTGCCTGACATGATCAAGCTCGCTTACGAACAAAAGGGCGTTGACCGGATCGAATTGGTGACTGATTCAATGCGTGCCAAGGGTGAACCCGACGGTATCAGTGAATTAGGTGGTCAAAAAGTGATTGTTAAGGATGGTCAAGCACGTCTTGAAGAAGGTAACTTGGCTGGTTCTGTCCTGACATTCATTAATGCCTTCAAGAATATTCAGAAGTTCACCGGTTGCGGCATTGCTGAAGCGGTTAAGATGGCTTCTGTCAACCAAGCACGTGAATTTGGGTTGACTAAGAAAGGAACATTGGAAGCCGGTAAAGATGCTGATATCAACATCTTAGATGGCAATCAAGATTTAGTCGCAACATATAGCTACGGTAAAAAAGCAGCTAAATAA
- the proC gene encoding pyrroline-5-carboxylate reductase: protein MKIGFIGAGNMGRAIIDGWLKQQAVVPADIYIHSAHAASYQPYAQKNGLQACDTNLAVAQAADVIVLAVKPNIALAALKEVQAALTGKWVITMVSGLSLADYATVVPDLPVLRIMPNVNVAIGAGMTALVGNDALTPEQYAAGQQLFDAIGATSAIAEKDFPTFSALAGSSPAYIYFFIDAMARAGVKHGLSKDAATKIAAQATLGSAQNVLASDKIPFDLIDQVSSPGGTTVAGLLAMEEAGFMTAVVKGIDATIAKELGES from the coding sequence ATGAAAATCGGATTCATTGGTGCCGGTAACATGGGCCGCGCGATTATTGATGGGTGGTTAAAACAACAAGCGGTCGTCCCAGCAGATATTTATATTCACAGTGCCCATGCTGCGAGTTATCAACCTTATGCGCAAAAAAATGGGCTACAGGCCTGTGACACTAATTTGGCCGTGGCACAAGCTGCTGACGTTATCGTTTTGGCAGTTAAGCCGAACATTGCGTTGGCCGCATTAAAAGAAGTTCAAGCAGCTTTAACGGGCAAGTGGGTTATTACAATGGTATCAGGATTGAGTTTGGCCGATTATGCCACGGTTGTCCCTGATCTCCCCGTTCTGAGAATCATGCCGAATGTGAACGTGGCGATTGGTGCCGGGATGACGGCGTTGGTTGGTAATGATGCCTTAACACCAGAGCAATATGCGGCTGGGCAACAATTATTCGATGCGATTGGTGCCACGAGTGCCATCGCTGAGAAAGATTTTCCAACTTTTTCAGCCTTAGCAGGTAGTTCGCCGGCCTACATCTATTTCTTTATTGACGCGATGGCCCGCGCAGGCGTCAAGCACGGTTTGAGCAAGGATGCAGCGACTAAGATTGCGGCGCAGGCCACGCTGGGCAGTGCGCAGAATGTTTTAGCTTCTGATAAAATTCCGTTTGACCTGATCGATCAAGTTTCTTCACCTGGTGGCACGACGGTTGCTGGATTACTGGCCATGGAAGAGGCCGGCTTTATGACCGCAGTGGTGAAGGGAATTGATGCGACGATTGCGAAGGAACTTGGCGAATCTTAA
- the pnuC gene encoding nicotinamide riboside transporter PnuC yields the protein MNQNNHFRLTLSTLLQQCQQDITSLPTAMRAVFSWQRGLNELKTLRRTTKLMMSTMLIVTIIGFILGRDYSLHGWIGLLTGITVVINLILVDQGRLTNYSWGIIACAAWLTTAITNRLIGDIASQSFYLIMQFVGITVWHRKMAAQPDASELTGRKLSKLAGCAWFALAVLVYAIVLHFSKQLNGNQIYLDATLLPLGIVGSVLMVNGYRSQWVAWITLDVINVIIWFNQLKGFSPAAASMLALQLVMLANALYGAYLWFFGQNTQQDKLDTH from the coding sequence ATGAACCAGAACAACCATTTCCGACTCACCTTATCAACCCTGCTGCAACAATGCCAGCAAGACATCACTAGTCTGCCCACGGCCATGCGCGCCGTCTTCAGCTGGCAACGGGGACTTAATGAATTAAAGACGCTTCGCCGCACCACTAAGTTGATGATGAGCACGATGCTAATCGTAACCATCATTGGTTTTATTCTGGGTCGCGATTACAGCCTACATGGCTGGATTGGCCTATTGACCGGGATTACGGTCGTGATTAACTTAATTCTGGTTGATCAAGGGCGACTGACGAACTATAGTTGGGGCATTATTGCCTGTGCGGCTTGGCTTACTACGGCCATCACCAATCGGCTGATTGGTGACATTGCGTCGCAATCATTTTACCTTATCATGCAATTTGTCGGCATCACCGTCTGGCATCGTAAAATGGCAGCGCAACCCGATGCCAGCGAACTGACTGGTCGTAAATTGAGCAAATTAGCCGGTTGTGCCTGGTTCGCGTTAGCCGTACTCGTCTACGCCATTGTCTTACACTTTAGTAAACAACTTAACGGTAACCAAATCTACCTGGACGCGACCCTGTTACCACTTGGGATTGTCGGTAGTGTCCTCATGGTCAACGGTTATCGTTCCCAATGGGTTGCGTGGATCACACTCGACGTGATTAACGTTATTATCTGGTTCAACCAATTAAAAGGCTTCAGTCCTGCAGCCGCCTCAATGTTAGCATTGCAACTAGTGATGCTCGCTAACGCGTTATATGGTGCCTACTTGTGGTTCTTCGGTCAAAACACTCAGCAAGATAAACTAGATACACATTAA
- a CDS encoding SLC13 family permease, which yields MVTVVRRTLHDKIFIIALICAGLSLFIGTPQLTAINWATIGTLFALMISVQLLRAMHLLDTLRDWLLVKSHDTRQMCQLFILLAFGGSMILTNDVAILTLIPIFLTLARRQHLAIAYPTTLIIMAANLGSAFTPIGNPQNLFLVTFYHVNLFTFFKLSTPLMLASLALLVALSRRLPRLPLTVTPTKSTPISRSQIGLAGGLLSFIMLGIFNLVPISLVIIGTIVVGLMINRRVFQYVDYALLLTFICFFIFVSAISHNPAITHWLNQLTQTAPSVYITGLITSQVISNVPAAILLANFTPHLSALFLGVNIGGLGSLVASLANLLALKQLLPFNDEQPLHHFLIVFTALNGLGLFILGLGGWFYLHL from the coding sequence ATGGTGACAGTCGTTCGTCGCACACTTCACGATAAAATCTTTATTATTGCATTAATTTGTGCTGGTTTAAGTTTGTTCATCGGGACACCCCAACTGACGGCAATTAATTGGGCTACGATTGGCACCTTATTTGCACTCATGATCAGTGTTCAATTACTTCGCGCGATGCATTTGCTTGATACTTTAAGGGACTGGCTCTTAGTTAAATCACACGATACCCGTCAAATGTGTCAATTATTCATCTTACTGGCCTTTGGTGGCTCAATGATTTTAACTAACGACGTTGCGATCCTAACGTTAATTCCAATCTTTCTCACACTCGCCCGGCGGCAGCACCTGGCCATTGCCTACCCAACGACTTTAATTATCATGGCAGCCAATCTTGGTAGCGCGTTTACGCCCATTGGCAATCCCCAAAATTTATTTTTGGTCACGTTCTATCACGTTAATCTATTCACGTTTTTTAAATTGTCGACTCCGTTAATGCTTGCTAGTCTAGCTTTATTAGTTGCCTTAAGCCGGCGGTTACCTCGGTTGCCGCTAACTGTAACACCAACCAAATCTACGCCCATTTCTCGCAGTCAAATCGGGCTTGCGGGCGGCCTGCTCAGTTTCATTATGCTTGGCATTTTTAATTTGGTGCCCATTTCACTAGTTATTATCGGAACGATTGTCGTAGGCCTCATGATTAACCGACGCGTCTTTCAGTACGTTGATTACGCACTACTCTTAACCTTTATCTGCTTCTTCATCTTCGTTAGCGCCATCAGTCATAATCCCGCAATAACGCATTGGCTCAACCAATTAACTCAGACAGCCCCCAGTGTCTATATTACTGGACTAATTACTAGCCAAGTCATCAGCAATGTTCCAGCCGCCATCTTACTAGCGAATTTCACGCCCCATTTATCAGCGCTATTTTTAGGCGTCAACATCGGCGGTCTGGGGTCATTGGTGGCCTCACTAGCAAATCTGCTTGCCTTAAAACAATTGTTGCCCTTCAATGATGAACAACCACTCCACCATTTTTTGATCGTGTTTACGGCCCTCAATGGACTTGGCCTGTTCATTTTAGGCCTTGGTGGCTGGTTCTATTTACACCTATAA
- a CDS encoding metallophosphoesterase: protein MPLYTFIGDIHSAADDLAVLLADPEVTATRLIFLGDYIDGTAARYFGHATESAPLAPLKVLTMVRKRVREYGDVALLGNHDEFWLRTAHGDDNATATWVLNGGHRTWRKLGIYSSNPNHVRRALNGARLKPDTDFLAHLPLMWQHGRLLAMHAGVNWQYPLTQQTTTDLLWIRDDYYDDFTTGSHCWHRNLFNKVIITGHTPVQTLTGSHTGYLKMQADAQDVPRYLIDAGSRSGLFDGGICALTLTVDGEFVRAKRVIKGHRYDGQQIVTPAMLVDQAH, encoded by the coding sequence ATGCCGCTGTATACGTTTATTGGTGATATTCATAGTGCCGCGGATGATCTGGCAGTTTTATTAGCCGATCCTGAAGTTACCGCGACGCGCTTGATTTTCTTGGGCGATTATATTGATGGTACGGCGGCACGCTATTTTGGTCATGCCACCGAGTCAGCTCCGTTGGCGCCGCTAAAAGTACTGACGATGGTTAGAAAACGGGTACGGGAATACGGCGATGTGGCTTTACTTGGCAATCATGATGAATTTTGGCTACGGACAGCTCATGGTGATGACAATGCCACCGCAACTTGGGTGTTGAACGGTGGTCACCGGACCTGGCGCAAATTAGGGATTTACTCCTCCAATCCCAATCATGTTCGGCGGGCATTAAATGGTGCGCGATTAAAGCCGGATACTGATTTCTTAGCACATTTGCCGCTGATGTGGCAACATGGTCGGTTACTGGCTATGCACGCGGGTGTTAACTGGCAATACCCATTAACACAACAAACAACGACTGACCTACTGTGGATTCGGGATGACTATTATGATGACTTCACGACTGGCAGTCACTGTTGGCATCGGAACTTATTCAATAAAGTCATCATTACTGGTCATACGCCGGTGCAGACCTTGACTGGTTCACACACTGGTTATTTAAAGATGCAGGCAGATGCGCAAGACGTTCCACGATATCTAATTGATGCAGGCAGTCGTTCAGGCCTGTTTGATGGTGGAATTTGTGCGTTAACGCTGACGGTCGATGGTGAATTTGTCAGGGCGAAACGCGTGATCAAGGGTCACCGCTACGATGGTCAGCAAATCGTCACTCCGGCCATGTTGGTGGATCAGGCGCACTAA
- a CDS encoding cupin domain-containing protein, producing MSLINKIDHAKVLNLTEQIPLDDDQVNSRTLVQRDDLSMTLFSVATDQEIGGHSAQGDAMVNILSGEAEITIEGTIYHLTAGQSIVIPKDARHALYAVQGFQMLLVVVKPD from the coding sequence ATGAGTTTAATTAACAAAATTGATCATGCTAAGGTCCTCAATTTAACTGAACAAATTCCACTGGATGATGATCAAGTTAATAGCCGGACACTGGTTCAACGGGATGATTTAAGTATGACGCTATTTTCAGTCGCAACCGACCAAGAGATTGGCGGCCATTCTGCCCAGGGCGATGCGATGGTCAATATTTTAAGTGGAGAAGCGGAAATTACGATTGAAGGCACCATTTATCATTTAACTGCGGGACAATCGATCGTGATTCCTAAGGATGCCCGGCACGCGTTATATGCCGTTCAAGGATTTCAGATGTTATTGGTGGTCGTTAAACCCGACTAA
- a CDS encoding cupin domain-containing protein, protein MAVTKIDLKTTMTYREHAITSKSFARKLGIELPFAMYAMAAGESISAEQSTLTRLFEVVDGTLTVRLATETDQEVHAGEMLVVPAHTVHTLVAEQPCQFIQLETK, encoded by the coding sequence ATGGCGGTAACTAAAATTGATTTAAAAACCACGATGACTTACCGGGAGCATGCAATTACTAGTAAATCATTTGCTCGAAAATTAGGGATTGAACTGCCGTTTGCGATGTACGCAATGGCGGCGGGTGAAAGTATTAGTGCTGAACAATCCACGCTGACCCGCTTATTTGAGGTTGTTGATGGTACTTTGACCGTCCGTTTGGCGACGGAGACCGACCAAGAAGTGCATGCGGGCGAGATGTTAGTGGTGCCAGCTCATACGGTCCATACGTTGGTCGCTGAGCAGCCGTGCCAGTTTATTCAATTAGAAACGAAATAG
- a CDS encoding metallophosphoesterase: protein MEGLTIVRIAFSSDNHFDVNRVDATAMMRSQATYLLQNGVQIYLIAGDLFNDFQRSQQFVVDLQALLGAQTRVYWIAGNHDMVHGISFDELETGHFDGYLHNRYIDISGTDWRVIGHNGWYDYQYAAQVPDTTAADFLHWKNAFWIDRAIKQPMSDQERTDLMLNQVKAQLNLAAVDHKQVIFMTHFVPRIDYLRFSDDNRFWNMANALMGTPRLGQLLEQFNVAHVLFGHLHVHPQPRVFGQTTYYDQAVGYGLKRINEWQANNFMAEWYQDTQILDLK from the coding sequence TTGGAGGGGTTGACCATCGTACGAATTGCTTTCAGTAGTGATAATCATTTTGATGTTAATCGAGTGGATGCGACTGCGATGATGCGATCTCAGGCGACCTATCTTTTACAGAATGGTGTTCAGATTTATTTGATTGCTGGCGATCTTTTTAATGACTTTCAGCGTAGTCAGCAGTTTGTCGTCGATTTACAGGCCCTATTAGGCGCACAGACGCGTGTTTACTGGATTGCGGGTAATCATGACATGGTCCATGGCATTTCGTTTGACGAGCTTGAAACAGGGCATTTTGATGGCTACCTGCATAACCGGTATATCGATATTTCTGGTACAGATTGGCGCGTGATTGGACATAATGGGTGGTATGACTATCAGTATGCTGCCCAGGTCCCTGATACGACTGCGGCCGACTTCTTACACTGGAAGAATGCGTTTTGGATCGACCGGGCTATTAAACAGCCGATGAGCGATCAGGAGCGGACTGATTTAATGCTCAACCAAGTAAAAGCGCAGCTTAACTTGGCTGCTGTGGATCACAAGCAAGTTATTTTTATGACGCACTTTGTTCCCCGGATCGATTATTTGCGTTTTTCTGATGATAATCGGTTTTGGAATATGGCTAACGCGTTAATGGGAACGCCCCGGTTAGGACAACTGTTGGAGCAGTTTAACGTGGCGCACGTTTTATTTGGTCATTTGCACGTTCATCCGCAACCGCGGGTGTTTGGTCAGACCACCTATTATGACCAAGCAGTGGGCTATGGACTCAAGCGTATCAATGAATGGCAAGCCAATAATTTTATGGCGGAGTGGTATCAAGATACGCAAATTCTGGATTTGAAATAA
- a CDS encoding peptide MFS transporter: MDKEQKLDRSFFGQPRGLRTLFFTEMWERFSYYGMRALLIYYMYYSVAKGGLGFDQVTAASIMSIYSALVYVSSVLGGFLSDRVWGSRKTVFIGGVFIMLGHIVLSTPFGVGALFVSIALIVIGTGLLKPNVSDMVGQLYTVEDTRRDAGFSIFVFGINLGSLVAPALVGRIGLNVNFHLGFSLAAIGMFFGLLQYYFDGKKNLSSASLYPTDPLEPGDLKKIMRWTILGIVGIGLILLLMQLMNALTLANVISLISTLVILTPIVYFILMLTSDKTNATERSRVRAYIPLFIAAALFWAIEEQGSSVLALFAANRVNLDLGFTHLAASDFQMLNPLFIMIYTTPFVWLWTKWGKKQPSSPTKFAIGLLFAGASYLVMAVPGALFGTAGKVSPWWLVASWAVVEIAEMLISPIGLSVTTKLAPKAFASQMMSMWFLTDSVGSALNAQIVRFYSTQTEVPYFAITGIVSVVLGIILFMMVPMIKRSMQGIR, encoded by the coding sequence TTGGATAAGGAACAAAAGCTGGATCGGTCGTTCTTTGGCCAACCCCGTGGCTTACGGACGTTGTTCTTCACTGAAATGTGGGAACGATTCAGTTACTACGGGATGCGTGCGCTACTGATCTATTACATGTACTACAGTGTCGCTAAAGGTGGTCTTGGATTTGACCAAGTCACCGCAGCATCCATTATGTCAATCTATTCGGCCTTAGTTTACGTTTCTAGTGTCCTCGGTGGCTTTCTAAGTGACCGTGTCTGGGGTAGCCGTAAGACCGTCTTTATTGGTGGGGTCTTCATCATGTTAGGCCACATCGTGTTATCAACGCCATTTGGAGTTGGCGCACTATTTGTTTCAATCGCACTTATTGTCATTGGGACTGGGTTATTAAAGCCAAACGTCTCTGACATGGTTGGTCAATTGTATACAGTAGAAGATACACGTCGGGATGCTGGTTTTAGTATTTTCGTCTTCGGGATTAACTTAGGTTCATTGGTTGCACCAGCCTTAGTTGGTCGGATCGGCTTAAATGTTAACTTCCACTTAGGCTTCTCCTTAGCTGCGATTGGGATGTTCTTTGGTCTATTGCAATACTACTTTGATGGTAAGAAGAATTTAAGTTCTGCTAGCCTCTATCCAACTGATCCATTAGAACCCGGTGATTTGAAAAAAATCATGCGGTGGACAATCTTAGGAATCGTTGGGATTGGGTTGATTCTACTATTAATGCAATTAATGAATGCTCTTACGTTAGCAAATGTTATTAGTTTAATTAGTACGCTTGTTATCTTGACACCAATCGTTTACTTTATTTTGATGTTAACGTCTGACAAGACTAATGCAACAGAACGTTCACGTGTTCGGGCTTATATCCCATTGTTTATTGCCGCTGCTTTATTCTGGGCAATTGAAGAACAGGGTTCGTCCGTACTTGCGTTATTTGCAGCTAATCGGGTTAATTTGGATCTTGGTTTTACCCATCTAGCTGCTTCTGATTTCCAAATGCTAAACCCATTGTTCATCATGATTTATACAACACCATTCGTGTGGTTGTGGACTAAGTGGGGTAAAAAACAACCTAGTTCACCAACTAAATTTGCGATTGGGTTGCTATTCGCTGGGGCTTCTTACCTAGTGATGGCTGTACCTGGAGCGCTCTTTGGAACTGCAGGGAAGGTTAGTCCATGGTGGTTAGTTGCCAGTTGGGCAGTCGTTGAAATTGCTGAAATGTTGATTTCACCAATTGGTTTATCAGTTACCACCAAGCTTGCACCAAAGGCTTTTGCTTCTCAGATGATGAGTATGTGGTTCCTAACTGATTCGGTTGGTAGTGCGCTTAATGCACAGATTGTCCGTTTCTACTCGACGCAAACCGAAGTGCCATATTTTGCGATTACCGGGATTGTTAGTGTCGTTTTAGGGATTATCCTCTTTATGATGGTGCCAATGATTAAACGGTCGATGCAAGGCATTCGCTAA
- the lysS gene encoding lysine--tRNA ligase → MARQEQTMNDQLKVRREKMDELREEGIDPFGHRFERTDLAQDLQDKYGDMDKDELDAKQVVATIAGRMLAKRGKGKVGFADIWDRSGKMQLYIRKDVVGEDTYHIFKRSDIGDFLGITGQVFKTDFGELTIKVTGLTFLSKALRPLPDKFHGLQNVEQIYRQRYLDLISNRDSFDRFLKRTKIISAIRHHLDDQGFTEVETPMLHNQAGGAAARPFVTHHNALNIDLYLRIALELHLKRLIVGGMEKVYEIGRVFRNEGMDREHNPEFTMMETYVAYFDFHDVMAETEGIFKAAAQAVTDDGIVTYHDQKVDFNQPFKQIHMVDAIKEKTGIDFWQPMSIEDAQKLADEHHVKYEPYWKVGHIINAFFEEFVEDTLNEPTFVYGHPVEISPLAKKNEEDPRFTDRFELFILGNEYANAFSELNDPIDQRQRFEAQAAERTAGNDEAEHIDEDFVEALEYGMPPTGGLGIGIDRLVMLMTDADSIRDVLLFPTMRPEEDK, encoded by the coding sequence GTGGCACGACAAGAACAGACGATGAACGACCAACTGAAGGTTCGTCGCGAAAAAATGGATGAACTGCGTGAAGAGGGGATTGATCCCTTTGGTCACCGGTTCGAACGGACTGATTTAGCCCAGGACTTGCAAGACAAGTATGGGGATATGGATAAGGACGAGCTAGACGCTAAACAAGTGGTGGCAACCATTGCTGGACGGATGCTAGCTAAGCGTGGTAAGGGTAAAGTCGGTTTTGCTGATATCTGGGATCGCTCAGGTAAGATGCAGTTATACATTCGTAAAGATGTAGTCGGCGAAGATACTTACCATATCTTCAAGCGTTCTGATATTGGTGATTTCCTTGGAATTACCGGCCAAGTTTTTAAGACGGACTTTGGCGAATTAACGATTAAAGTAACTGGTTTAACGTTCTTATCAAAGGCGTTACGACCATTGCCAGATAAGTTCCATGGGTTACAGAATGTGGAACAGATCTATCGCCAACGGTATTTGGACTTGATCTCTAACCGCGATAGCTTTGATCGTTTCTTGAAGCGGACGAAGATTATTTCAGCGATTCGGCATCATTTAGACGATCAAGGCTTCACAGAAGTTGAGACGCCAATGTTGCATAATCAAGCTGGTGGTGCGGCAGCACGGCCATTTGTGACTCACCACAATGCGTTGAACATTGATCTCTACTTACGAATTGCGTTGGAATTACATTTGAAGCGCCTGATCGTTGGTGGCATGGAAAAGGTTTATGAGATTGGTCGGGTTTTCCGTAATGAAGGGATGGACCGTGAACATAATCCTGAATTTACCATGATGGAAACTTATGTCGCCTATTTCGACTTCCATGATGTAATGGCTGAGACGGAAGGTATTTTTAAAGCCGCAGCGCAAGCCGTAACTGACGATGGCATTGTCACTTATCATGATCAAAAAGTTGATTTCAATCAACCATTTAAGCAAATTCACATGGTCGATGCGATTAAAGAAAAGACTGGGATTGATTTCTGGCAACCAATGTCAATTGAAGATGCACAAAAATTGGCGGATGAACATCACGTGAAGTATGAACCATACTGGAAAGTTGGTCATATCATTAATGCGTTCTTTGAAGAATTTGTTGAAGACACGTTGAATGAACCAACCTTTGTTTATGGTCATCCAGTTGAAATTTCGCCATTAGCTAAGAAGAATGAAGAAGATCCACGGTTTACTGATCGTTTTGAACTCTTCATCTTAGGTAATGAATACGCCAATGCGTTCAGTGAATTGAATGATCCAATTGACCAACGGCAACGTTTCGAAGCTCAGGCTGCGGAACGGACTGCTGGTAACGACGAAGCTGAACATATTGATGAAGACTTTGTCGAGGCGTTGGAATACGGGATGCCGCCTACTGGTGGGTTAGGTATCGGGATTGATCGGTTGGTTATGTTAATGACGGATGCGGACTCGATTCGTGATGTCTTACTTTTCCCAACGATGCGTCCAGAAGAAGATAAATAA